A window of Thiocapsa bogorovii genomic DNA:
TGGCCCGCATGCCGGCCAGCATATCGCGGAAATGGGCCGGACCGATGGCGATCATGGTCGACAGGCCGATGGCCGAGGCCATCGAGTAGCGGCCGCCGACCCAATCCCACAGCGGAAACATCTGCTCGGGCGCGATGCCGAAGGCGGCGGTCGCCTCGGCGTTGGTCGAGACGGCGACGAAGTGGCGCGCGACCGCGGCCTCGTCATGCAGCTGGCGCAGGCTCCAGGCGCGCGCCGCCTGCGCATTGGTCAGCGTCTCCAGCGTACCGAAGCTCTTGGAACAGACGATGAACAGCGTCTGCCCCGCGTCCAGGCCGCGCGTCGCTTCGGCCAACGCGGTGCCGTCGACATTGGAGACGAACTTCAGGTCCAGGTCGCGCTGGCTGAAGTGGTTGAGCGCCTCATACGCCATCGCGGGGCCGAGGTCGGAGCCGCCGATGCCGATGTTGATCACATGGCGGATGGGCTGGCCGGTGTGGCCGCGCCAGGCGCCAGCGCGGATCTGCTCACTGAAGGCGGCCATACGGTCCAGCACCGCATGCACCTGGGCCACCACGTCGACGCCGTGGAGCCAAAGCGGCGCGCCGAGGGGCGCACGCAGTGCCGTTTGCAGCACCGCGCGTTGCTCGGTGGTGTTGATCACCTCGCCGCGAAACATCGCGGCGATGCGCTCGTGCAGGCCGCAGTCGCGTGCCAGCTCGGCCAGAAATCCGACGGTCTCGCCGTCGATGCGGTTCTTCGAGTAGTCCAGGTAGAGCCCGGCGGCGCTGACGGTCCAGCGCGTGCCGCGTTCCGGGTCGGCGGCAAACAGCTCGCGCAAGTGGGTGCCGCCGATGTGTGCATGGTGCGTCATCAGCCCCTGCCAGGCCGACCGGGTGCTGACCGCGTTCATGGCCGCAGCGCCGGTGACGCGCCCTTCTCCCGGATGCGCGTCAGCAATGCATGCCACGACGAGGCGAAGGCATCGACCCCCTCGCGCTGCAGCCTGGCGGCCAGCGCGTCGTCGTCGACGCCTTCGCGTCGGAAGTCCGCGATCACGGCTTCGGCGTCGCCGCCGTCGGTCGGCAGCGCCCGCTCGACCTGGCCGTGATCGGCGAAGGCCAGCAGAGTCTTCTCGGGCAGCGTGTTGATGGTGCCGGGCGCTGCCAGGGCTTGCACGTAAAGCGTGTCCGACGCCGCAGGGTCCTTGGTGCCGGTGCTGGCCCACAGCAGGCGCTGCGGGCGCGCCCCGGCGGCGGCCAAGCGCTGCCAGCGCTCCGAGGCCAGCAGTTCGCAGTGCGCCTGGTAGGTGCGCATGGCGATGGCGATGCCCAACCGATTGTGGAAAGGCGACGCGACGTCCTGCTTCAGGGTTTCGCCAATGACCATCGTCGACGATGAACAGGCGCTCGAGACCGATCCTGCCGTCCGGCATGTTG
This region includes:
- the pgi gene encoding glucose-6-phosphate isomerase; amino-acid sequence: MNAVSTRSAWQGLMTHHAHIGGTHLRELFAADPERGTRWTVSAAGLYLDYSKNRIDGETVGFLAELARDCGLHERIAAMFRGEVINTTEQRAVLQTALRAPLGAPLWLHGVDVVAQVHAVLDRMAAFSEQIRAGAWRGHTGQPIRHVINIGIGGSDLGPAMAYEALNHFSQRDLDLKFVSNVDGTALAEATRGLDAGQTLFIVCSKSFGTLETLTNAQAARAWSLRQLHDEAAVARHFVAVSTNAEATAAFGIAPEQMFPLWDWVGGRYSMASAIGLSTMIAIGPAHFRDMLAGMRAMDEHFREAPIEHNMPALMGLLAVWNTDFLGASTQAVLPYAQYLSRFPAYLQQLTMESNGKHVMRDGRPVGCDTSPIVWGEPGTNGQHSFYQLLHQGTRLVPCDFIGFGHGLNPMGTDGDRVDRQHDLLMANLFAQSEALAFGKTASEVRAEGVDEALVPHRVFEGNRPSNTILARQLTPHALGALVALYEHSVFTQGVIWGIDSFDQWGVELGKVLAERTAAELADTGNPALYHDSSTNALIQRYRQLREERP
- a CDS encoding transaldolase family protein, with the protein product MLIPVMMCHLSINDIARWASRPCGAVHDDDRRPLHWQQIEIVSVRQRTDKPVARRQSATCRTAGSVSSACSSSTMVIGETLKQDVASPFHNRLGIAIAMRTYQAHCELLASERWQRLAAAGARPQRLLWASTGTKDPAASDTLYVQALAAPGTINTLPEKTLLAFADHGQVERALPTDGGDAEAVIADFRREGVDDDALAARLQREGVDAFASSWHALLTRIREKGASPALRP